In Diaphorobacter ruginosibacter, the genomic stretch CTTTAGGGAATCCCTTATCAGCGGCCTGCGCAAATTCGATAACGCCCTGGTGGTGCATTGCGGGACGATAACCGTCATGTCAAACGCACTCACTCAAGACAACCTGGATACCCGGCGCGAGCAGCCCGTGGCCGACGGTTCGCTGCTGATCGGCGGACAGTGGCGGCCCGCGGCCTCCGGCCACACCCTGGACGTGTATTCCCCCATCGACGGGCGGCGCCTGTGCGGCATTGCCGATGCAGCACAGGCGGACGTGGAGCTGGCCGTGCGCAGTGCCCGCGATGCTTTCGAGCGCGGCACCTGGTCGCGCATGGCCCCGGCCGAGCGCAAGCGCATTCTGCACCGCATTGCCGACCGCATCGAGTCCCACCATGCCGAACTTGCCGTGCTGGGCGTGCGGGACAACGGCACCGAGATCGGCATGGCCTGGAAGGCGGAGCCGGGCAGCGCGGCGTCCACCTTTCGCTTCTATGCCGAATGCGTGGACAAGATCAACGGCGACATTGCGCCCACGCCGCATGGAACGCTGGGGCTGGTGCACAGGGAGCCGGTGGGCGTGGTCGGCGCGATCGTGCCCTGGAATTTCCCGCTGATGATCGGTGCGTGGAAGATCGCGCCGGCCCTGGCGGCGGGCAACTCGGTGGTGCTCAAGCCGTCGGAGGAGGCGTCGCTGTCGCTTTTGCGCCTGGCGCAACTGTGCCTGGATGCGGGGCTGCCCGAAGGCGTGCTGAACGTGGTGACGGGGCAGGGACGCACGGCGGGCGATGCGCTGGCCCGGCATCCCGACGTCGACGTGCTGACGTTCACGGGCTCCGGCCCGGTCGGGCGCCGGCTGCTGCAGGCATCGGCTGAATCCAATCTCAAGCGCGTGTACCTGGAGCTCGGCGGCAAATCGCCCAACATCGTGTTTGCCGACACTCCCGACATTGCGCGGGCCGCGGAGGTATCGGCACTGGGCTTGTTCCGCAACAGTGGCCAGGTCTGCGTAGCGGGCTCGCGGCTGCTGGTGCAGCGCCCGGTGCATGACGAATTCGTGGAGGAATTGACGCGCGTGGCGCGCAGCCTGCGCGTGGGCGATCCGCTGCGGCTTGACACCCAGGTCGGAGCGGTGAGCAATCCGGCCCAGCTGGCACGCAATCTCTCGGCGGTCGAAAAAGCGCAACAAGAAGGGGCCCGCCTGATCGCGGGAGGAGAAGCGCTGTTCCCGGTGGCGGGCGGCCACTACATGGCGCCCACGGTCTTCACCGACGTGAAGCCGGACATGGCGCTGGCGCAACAGGAGGTGTTCGGCCCCGTGCTCGCGGTGCTGCCGTTCGATGACGAAGCCGAGGCCGTGCGCATTGCCAACGACTCGGCCTACGGGCTCGCCGCCGGCGTCTGGACCTCCGACCTCTCGCGCGCCCATCGCATGGTGCGTGCGGTGAGGGCGGGCGTCGTGCACGTCAACACCTATGGCGGCTCCGATATCACCGTTCCCATGGGTGGCGTGCGCCAGTCGGGCAACGGCCATGACAAGTCGCTGCATGCCCTGGACAAATACCTCGATCTCAAGACCGCCTGGATTCAACTCTGACAACAAGCCCTGTATGACGACTCACAGCAATACCCTTCGCTCCCTCAACGCCGAGCACCTCTGGCATCCGATGGCACACCCCGGGGCCATGAAGAAGCAGCGCCCCGACATCATCACCCGTGGCAGTGGCTGCGAGGTGTGGGACATCGATGGCCACCGCATGCTCGACGGCGTGGGCGGCCTCTGGTGCAACAACCTGGGGCACAGCAACCGCGCGGTGCGCGATGCCATCGTGAACCAGCTTGACGAGCTGCCGTTCTACAACGTGTTCAGAGGCACCACGCACCCGCGCGCGATCGAGCTGTCGCACCGGTTGGTGGAGCTGCTGCAGCCGGAGGGCGTCGTCGCCATGACCTTTGGCAGCGGCGGCTCGGATGCGGTGGAGGCGGCTCTGAAGATCTCGCGTCAGTACCACAAGCTGCGCGGACAGGGCGATCGCACCAAATTCATCAGCCTGCGCCAGGGTTACCACGGTGTGCATTTCGGGGGGCCAGCGTCAACGGC encodes the following:
- a CDS encoding aldehyde dehydrogenase, translating into MSNALTQDNLDTRREQPVADGSLLIGGQWRPAASGHTLDVYSPIDGRRLCGIADAAQADVELAVRSARDAFERGTWSRMAPAERKRILHRIADRIESHHAELAVLGVRDNGTEIGMAWKAEPGSAASTFRFYAECVDKINGDIAPTPHGTLGLVHREPVGVVGAIVPWNFPLMIGAWKIAPALAAGNSVVLKPSEEASLSLLRLAQLCLDAGLPEGVLNVVTGQGRTAGDALARHPDVDVLTFTGSGPVGRRLLQASAESNLKRVYLELGGKSPNIVFADTPDIARAAEVSALGLFRNSGQVCVAGSRLLVQRPVHDEFVEELTRVARSLRVGDPLRLDTQVGAVSNPAQLARNLSAVEKAQQEGARLIAGGEALFPVAGGHYMAPTVFTDVKPDMALAQQEVFGPVLAVLPFDDEAEAVRIANDSAYGLAAGVWTSDLSRAHRMVRAVRAGVVHVNTYGGSDITVPMGGVRQSGNGHDKSLHALDKYLDLKTAWIQL